The following coding sequences are from one Nicotiana tomentosiformis chromosome 3, ASM39032v3, whole genome shotgun sequence window:
- the LOC138907876 gene encoding uncharacterized protein → MVADALSGREESLGSLTYLPAAERPLALDVQALANKFVRLDIYEPCQVLNSVVSQSSLYDCIRERQYDDPHLLVLKDTAQPGDAKEVTIGDDGAFRMQDRLCVPNVDGLREWIL, encoded by the coding sequence atggtggcagATGCCTTGAGTGGCAGggaagagagtttggggagcctaacctatctaccagcagcagagaggccattggcattggatgttcaggccttggccaacaagtttgttagattggatatttatgAGCCGTGTCAAGTTTTGAATAgtgtggtttctcaatcttctctttatgattgtatcagggagcgtcagtatgatgacccccatctacttgtccttaaagacaccgCTCAGCCCGGTGATGcaaaggaggtcactattggagatgatggtgcatttaGAATGCAagacaggctatgtgtgcccaatgtagatgggttgcgtgagtggattctctag